A stretch of Mytilus edulis chromosome 11, xbMytEdul2.2, whole genome shotgun sequence DNA encodes these proteins:
- the LOC139494009 gene encoding ankyrin repeat domain-containing protein 29-like — protein MVGLLIANGADVNISDAHGSSPLLISCENGNTDMVRLLIEKGADANIYGEYGSSPLLTACENGHMDMVRLILDNGAAVNIFNHFGQCPFLAACENDNDDIIQLLIQNGSDVNISGQCRRSPLLAACENSNDNIVRLLIEKGAEINVSDECGRSPLLAACENCNLDIVRFIIEQGADINAFDD, from the coding sequence ATGGTTGGATTATTGATAGCAAATGGGGCAGATGTTAATATATCTGATGCACATGGTAGCTCTCCTCTCTTAATTTCATGTGAAAATGGCAATACGGATATGGTTCGATTATTGATAGAAAAAGGTGCAGATGCTAATATATATGGTGAATACGGTAGCTCTCCTCTCTTAACAGCATGTGAAAATGGCCATATGGATATGGTTCGATTAATACTAGACAATGGAGCTGCGGTAAATATATTCAATCACTTCGGTCAATGTCCTTTCTTAGCagcatgtgaaaatgacaatgatgatATTATTCAATTACTCATACAAAATGGATCAGATGTTAATATATCTGGCCAATGTCGTCGATCACCTCTCTTAGCAGCATGTGAAAACAGTAATGATAATATAGTTCGATTACTTATAGAAAAGGGAGCAGAAATAAATGTATCTGACGAATGCGGTAGATCCCCACTCTTAGCAGCATGTGAAAATTGCAATTTGGATATAGTTCGATTCATTATAGAACAAGGAGCAGATATAAATGCATTTGATGACTGA
- the LOC139494008 gene encoding 26S proteasome non-ATPase regulatory subunit 10-like: protein MSPLSAAVKHGYREVGMLLLAAGSIFYGNSENILVLMKWAFYNDNTDIVPILTNVDPLGNAHGWIPLIAACINAQEEFVKSLLIQGANVNVSDENEMTPLTWACKFGHRNIITDLIANKANLNLKSHA from the coding sequence ATGTCACCTTTATCAGCTGCAGTTAAACACGGCTACAGAGAAGTAGGTATGCTTTTATTAGCAGCTGGGTCAATATTTTACGGTAACAGTGAAAACATATTAGTATTGATGAAATGGGCCTTTTACAATGACAATACAGACATAGTTCCAATATTAACCAATGTTGATCCTCTAGGCAATGCACATGGTTGGATTCCACTAATTGCTGCCTGTATCAACGCCCAAGAGGAATTTGTAAAGTCGTTATTAATTCAAGGGGCAAACGTTAATGTGTCCGACGAAAATGAAATGACTCCTCTTACTTGGGCTTGTAAATttggacatagaaatatcatcACAGATCTAATAGCTAATAAAGccaatttgaatttgaaatcacACGCATAG
- the LOC139494010 gene encoding putative ankyrin repeat protein RBE_0220: protein MLRLLIEGGAVVNVYNDGTHYPLLAACVNGNNAMVRFLFERGAVVNVSDNCYYSPLVEACENGNEELVRFLIEQGVAINVPDDDDCYPLIAACEKNKYNMVQFLLEKGAKVNINDNWGVSPLSAACRNNNNEIVELLIENGAVVNADVIEVQSPLVLACKNDNVYMLQLLTRLETDHTVTLYEGNTLSMLACKYGSYSIAKFLIEHGSIHESIHHTSVQVETTDTQCINHKNELGHNTLMLACMGGNKSIVSLIINKKTDVNVRDSYGMTALFYACKNGFSEIIEVLMLNGAHVLLKDKHGKTPLTYANENKDRKIVNVLTPI, encoded by the coding sequence ATGCTTCGATTGCTAATTGAAGGAGGAGCAGTAGTAAATGTGTATAATGACGGCACTCACTATCCTCTTTTAGCAGCATGCGTAAATGGCAATAACGCTATGGTTCGATTTCTATTTGAACGAGGAGCAGTAGTAAATGTATCTGATAACTGTTATTACTCTCCTCTCGTAGAGGCTTGTGAAAATGGCAACGAAGAATTGGTTAGATTTCTAATAGAACAAGGAGTAGCTATTAATGTTCCAGATGATGATGATTGCTATCCTCTTATAGCTgcatgtgaaaaaaacaaatataatatggtTCAATTTCTTTTAGAAAAAGGAGCAAAAGTAAATATAAATGACAACTGGGGTGTCTCTCCTTTATCAGCAGCATGTAGAAATAACAATAACGAGATTGTTGAGTTACTAATAGAAAATGGCGCAGTAGTAAACGCAGATGTTATCGAAGTCCAATCCCCACTCGTATTAGCATGTAAAAATGACAATGTTTACATGTTACAATTGTTAACAAGACTGGAAACAGACCATACTGTTACTTTATATGAGGGAAATACCTTGTCCATGTTGGCTTGTAAATATGGCAGTTATAGTATTGCAAAATTTCTAATTGAACATGGATCCATTCATGAATCCATACATCATACTTCTGTTCAAGTTGAAACTACTGATACTCAAtgtataaatcataaaaatgaacTGGGACATAATACTTTAATGTTGGCTTGTATGGGAGGAAATAAAAGCATTGTCAGCctaattattaacaaaaaaactgaTGTGAACGTGCGTGATTCTTATGGAATGACTGCTTTGTTTTATGCGTGCAAAAATGGATTCTCTGAGATTATCGAAGTACTAATGCTCAATGGAGCGCACGTTTTGTTAAAGGATAAACATGGGAAAACGCCATTGACGTATGCTAATGAAAACAAAGATCGCAAAATCGTAAATGTGCTTACACCTATATAA